The following are encoded together in the Xanthobacter autotrophicus Py2 genome:
- a CDS encoding transposase IS3/IS911 family protein (PFAM: transposase IS3/IS911 family protein~KEGG: rle:pRL110144 putative transposon/insertion element protein), translated as MRRSRFTEEQIIGILKEHEAGEPVSDLCRKHGVSDASIYKWKARFGGMDISEAKRLRALEDENAKLKRMLADAMLDNVALKDLLGKKW; from the coding sequence ATGAGGCGCAGCCGCTTCACCGAGGAGCAGATCATCGGGATCCTGAAGGAGCACGAGGCCGGGGAGCCGGTCTCGGACCTGTGTCGGAAGCACGGGGTCAGCGACGCCAGCATCTACAAGTGGAAGGCCCGTTTCGGCGGGATGGACATATCGGAGGCCAAGCGGCTGCGGGCGCTCGAGGACGAGAACGCCAAGCTGAAGCGCATGCTCGCCGACGCCATGCTGGACAACGTCGCGCTGAAGGATCTCCTGGGAAAGAAGTGGTGA
- a CDS encoding integrase family protein (PFAM: integrase family protein~KEGG: atc:AGR_L_2007 hypothetical protein), with product MFRRDGKRREMGLGSARDVGLAEARQKAEDARRLTAERQDPLESRKASMTRQKEAEEVPSFGAFADALVENIEGGFRNDKHVYQWKQTLGPAYCAKIRDKKLGEITTDDVLAVLQPIWQEKNETASRLRGRIERVLDAAKAKGLRTGENPARWRGHLDTLLPKRQKLQRGHHPAMPYTEVPAFLTELRTREAMAARALEFAILTAARSGEVLGAMWGEVDLKAEVWTVPANRMKAGREHRVPLAPPAIAILRALAALRPEDDDKGAYIFPGQRKGRPLSGMAMEMLLHRQKLEITVHGFRSSFRDWAAEETGFPREIAEAALAHVVGDATERAYRRGDALEKRRELMTAWAAHCQPVAV from the coding sequence ATGTTCCGCCGCGATGGGAAGCGCCGGGAGATGGGGCTGGGCTCGGCAAGGGACGTGGGGCTCGCTGAGGCCCGCCAGAAGGCCGAGGACGCCCGTCGCCTCACGGCAGAGCGGCAGGACCCGCTCGAAAGCCGGAAAGCCTCCATGACGCGCCAGAAGGAGGCTGAGGAGGTTCCCTCCTTTGGCGCGTTCGCGGATGCCCTCGTCGAAAACATCGAAGGTGGGTTCCGGAACGACAAGCACGTCTATCAGTGGAAACAGACCCTCGGGCCGGCCTACTGCGCGAAGATCCGTGACAAGAAGCTGGGCGAGATCACGACTGATGACGTGCTCGCCGTGCTTCAGCCCATCTGGCAGGAGAAGAACGAGACGGCCTCACGGCTCCGAGGTCGCATCGAAAGGGTGCTGGATGCCGCCAAGGCCAAGGGGCTGCGCACGGGAGAGAACCCCGCCCGCTGGCGCGGCCACCTCGACACCCTCCTGCCGAAGCGCCAGAAGCTCCAGCGCGGCCATCACCCTGCGATGCCCTACACCGAGGTGCCAGCCTTCCTCACCGAACTGCGGACGCGGGAGGCCATGGCTGCGCGAGCGCTGGAGTTCGCCATCCTGACGGCCGCCCGGTCGGGTGAGGTACTGGGGGCGATGTGGGGCGAGGTCGATCTCAAAGCCGAGGTGTGGACGGTGCCGGCCAATCGCATGAAGGCCGGGCGAGAACATCGTGTGCCCCTCGCACCGCCCGCCATTGCGATCCTGAGGGCGCTGGCGGCCCTGCGCCCAGAGGATGACGACAAGGGTGCGTACATCTTCCCTGGGCAGCGGAAGGGCCGCCCCTTGAGCGGGATGGCCATGGAGATGCTGCTCCACCGCCAGAAGCTGGAGATCACCGTCCACGGCTTCCGCTCGTCTTTCCGGGACTGGGCAGCCGAGGAGACGGGCTTCCCACGGGAGATCGCCGAAGCCGCCCTTGCCCATGTCGTGGGGGATGCCACCGAGCGGGCCTATCGCCGGGGTGATGCCTTGGAGAAGCGCCGCGAGCTGATGACGGCCTGGGCGGCCCATTGCCAGCCAGTGGCCGTGTGA
- a CDS encoding Integrase catalytic region (PFAM: Integrase catalytic region~KEGG: rpa:RPA3836 integrase, catalytic domain), with protein MSERRACKATGFCRMTMRYRATRGNDASLRERMKAIAQERRRFGYRRLHVLLRREGFRVNHKRLFRLYREERLMVRRRGGRKRAIGTRAPMMIPMGPNERWSLDFVADQMTDGRRFRMLAIVDDCTRECLALVADTSLSGVRVARELDRLLAERGRPKMIVSDNGSEFTSNAILAWTDAARVEWHYTAPGKPMQNGFIESFNGRLRDELLNETLFSSLSQARAALARWQVDYNTDRPHSKLEWQTPSAFASTFHPRRDQTLHNMSGSASAPAAPHTRKGKSNRQNELKAG; from the coding sequence ATGAGCGAACGGCGGGCGTGTAAAGCCACCGGCTTCTGCCGCATGACCATGAGATACAGAGCCACGCGCGGGAATGACGCCTCGCTGCGTGAGCGCATGAAGGCCATCGCCCAGGAGCGACGGCGGTTTGGCTACCGCCGTCTCCACGTCCTGCTCAGGCGGGAGGGCTTCCGGGTCAACCACAAGCGGCTGTTCCGGCTCTACCGTGAGGAACGGCTGATGGTCCGCCGGCGAGGCGGTCGCAAGCGGGCGATCGGGACACGGGCGCCGATGATGATCCCGATGGGACCGAACGAGCGCTGGTCACTCGACTTCGTCGCCGACCAGATGACCGATGGCCGCCGCTTCCGGATGCTGGCCATCGTGGACGACTGCACCCGCGAGTGCCTGGCGCTGGTGGCGGACACCTCGCTGTCCGGGGTCAGGGTCGCTCGCGAACTCGACAGGCTTCTGGCAGAGCGCGGCCGGCCCAAGATGATCGTCAGCGACAATGGCAGCGAGTTCACCTCCAATGCCATTCTGGCCTGGACCGACGCGGCCCGGGTCGAGTGGCACTACACCGCGCCCGGCAAGCCGATGCAGAATGGCTTCATCGAGAGCTTCAACGGCCGCCTTCGGGACGAGCTGTTGAACGAGACGCTGTTCTCCAGCCTGTCCCAGGCCAGGGCCGCCCTCGCCCGATGGCAGGTCGATTACAACACCGACCGACCGCACTCGAAGCTCGAATGGCAGACGCCAAGCGCCTTCGCCTCAACGTTCCACCCGCGGCGGGATCAGACGCTCCACAACATGAGCGGCTCCGCGTCTGCCCCCGCCGCCCCGCACACCCGAAAGGGCAAATCCAACCGCCAGAACGAACTCAAAGCTGGATAG